GGTTGGTCTGCAACTCCTTGAACAGATCGGCGCGGGAGATCTCATCGGTGCGGTAACTCCTGCTCCCGAAGTTGACCGAGAAGGGGGCGACGGGCACAGCGTTGTTCAGGCCCTCGAAGGCGTCGAGCCCGCCATCGGTCGCCACGGCAAAGTGCGGTCTGGTGTCCTGTGTCATCTGATCTCCTGTTCGTTCATCTGTTCCACCAGTTTCAACAGGGCGGTGTGATCCTCATTCGGGCCGATCATCCGTGAGGCGGCCCGGCAAAGGGCGTCTACCTGGGCCAGCACCGGGGCGCTGCCCTTGACGCTGTCCACCAGGTCCATCGCGATTCCTGTGTCTTTGGCCAGCAGGCCCAGCCCGAAGGTGGGCGGAAACTCGCGGGTCAGCACGCGGGCCGGAATCAAGTTTTCGGAGGCGTTGCTGCGGCCGCTGCTGGCGTTGATGACCTGCAGCGCGGCGTTCAGGTCCACCCCACCTCTGCCGAGCACGGCCAGCCCCTCGCCCGTTGCCCACAGATTGACCGCCAGCAGCGCATTGTTCACCGCCTTGACGGCGAAACCTGATCCTGTGTCGCCCACATGGACGGCGGTGCCCGCGAAGGCCAGTTCGCCGCGCACCGCCTCTACCTCGTCTGCCGGACCACCGAGCATCACAGTCAGGTTGCCCGCCTTCGCGCCGTTGACCCCGCCGCTGACCGGGGCATCCAGGAACCGTACGCCGTGCGTCAGCAACCGCGCCCGCTGCGCCCGCGCTGCGTCGGGATGCCCACTGGTGCAATCCACCCAGACGGTGCCGGGATTCAGGTGCGCCTCAAGCTGTCCGATCACCTCATCCACGTCCGCGCTGGTGGGCAGGCAGGTAAAGATCACCGACGCCTGGGCTGTGTCCTGCAGCGTCGCGGCCTGCGTGCCGTACTCGGCGGCGTGGGCCAGGGCTTTTTCCATGTGGCGGTTCCAGACCAGCACGCGTCCACCCGTCTGGGCAGCGCGGCGGGCCAGGGCGGCGGCCATCGGCACGCCCATCGCGCCGAGGCCCAGAAATGCGGCAGTCTTCATCCTGAACAGGCTAGAGGGAATGGGTGGGCCGGCGGCTGAACTTGGACGCGGTGTAATCTTTAGAGCCGAGAACCCTGCCCTGCGCGGCCGCCGTGTGCCTCCCCGGCCTTTCGGAGCGGTAGGCTGGGTGTATGACAGCGGAGCAAGGCTGATGGAGGCCGTCGCCTGGATCGTTCATCCGGCCGCGGGGCTCGCGCTGGGGCTGTTTGCCTCGGTCCTGTTTTCCAAACGTGGGCGGCAGTGGGAGGCGGTGGCCTTCGCGTCGGCGCTGCTGTTGCTGCTGGCCGTGCTGGGCGCGGATTGGGACGTGCATCCGGCGGCGGGAATGCTGCTGGGGTATTTCGGCTCCACTGCTTTCGGCCACTGGCAAAAGCGCTGGCCTGCGCTGCTGGCGGCGCTGGTGGCCTCTGGCTTCTTCATGCTGGTGGGCGCGGACTGGATGATCTTTCCACTGGCGGTCATGGGCCTGATCTGGCTGTTCACGGCAGCCTTCTCATTCGTGGGACGGTCCGACAAGACTCAGGTGGGCGCGGCGCCCAAGGCACCCGCCGAGTTGCCCGAGCAGGCTGGGGGCTTCTCCCTGGGCTCATGGTTTGGGGCGGGGGAGAAGCACTGGGAACTGGTGACGGCCACCCCCGCCCCGGCCAGGGTTCCAGGCCCGAAAGTGGCCCCCCAACCCGCTGCCGATCCCTATACTGAGTGGATGCGTGACAGCCGCCTGCCCGGCGAGGCTCGCGCGCAGCTGGTGGCGCTGAATCTGCGGACCAAGGAGGCGCTGACACATCTGCACGGGCTGGACCAGCAGGGCAGCGAGGCCGAATATCTGGCCCGTGCCATCCGCGAGGAGTACGTGCCCACCGCCGTGAGCGCCTACCTGAAGCTGCCGCGCACGAGGGCGGACACCGCCCCTATCGAGGGCGGCAAGACGGGCCGAGACCTGCTGCGCGAACAGCTCGATCTGCTGCTGGAGGCGGTACAGGACATCCTCGACGCCACGCTTCAGGCGGGGGGGCGCGAACTGCTGACCCACCAGCGCTTTCTAGAGGACCGCTTTGGCACAGCCGCCGAGAAAGCGGACGATCTCAAGGTCTGATGTCACCCCTCGTCCGTCCCGCCACCCGGGCCGATGTGCCGGCCACGCTGGAGATCTACAACCACGCGGTGCTGCACACCACCGCCTCGTACGACCTCGAACCCATCTCGCTGGAGACCCGCCTGGACTGGTTTGACCGCAAGCGGAGGGCAGGCTGGCCTGTGCTGGTAGTTGTGGATGGTCCCAGGGTGATGGGCTGGGCCACCTATGGCCCCTTTCGCGAGAAGCTGGGCTACGCGGGGACAGTGGAACACAGCGTTTATATCCGGGACCGTCTGCGCGGCAGGGGCCTGGGCAGGCTGCTGATGACCGCGTTGATTGACGACGCCAGGACTGCGGGTTTTCACGTCATGGTGGGCGGGGTGGACGCCGCAAATACGGACAGTCTTGCCTTTCACGCGAGGCTGGGCTTCGTGCAGGTGGCGCATTTTCGGCAGGTAGGGCGAAAGTTCGGACGCTGGTTGGACCTGGCTTTCATGCAACGTCACCTGAGCGAGGAGGCAATGACAAGCAGCAGTGCGCTGACCCCCAGAATCTGATGCCCAGTTGACAGTCCTCCGCACGTTCCTCATAGGCGGCTCATAAGCTGCTGGGTAGGGAAGGTTAGGGTTGACAGCGAAATGATCCGTCCTCTTCTGACCGTGACCCTGCTGGCGGGTCTGCTGATTCCAGGCCAGGCCCATGCCGTGCCGGTGAAACTGGACAGCCTGCCGCTTTCTGTGGAACCCAACGCCAAACTCCTGACCCTGAACCAAGCCGGGATTCGAGCCGCCTTTCCCTCGGCGGCAGGCCGTCCTGACGCGGTCTTCATGACGGAGGACCGCAAAGTCAGCGTGGCCTTCGAGTGGCGGACCAGCAAACTGGCGGCCAACGAGGTGGAAAAACTCGTGGCGCAGTTTCCTGCCGTGATCCGCGCGCAGGTGCCGAATGTCAAGACCCTCAAGTCCAGCCTGCTGCAGATGGGCGGCTCGCCGTGGGCGCAGTTTGTGTTCACCACTCCAGGACAGGACGATGATCTGCGGCGCGAAC
This sequence is a window from Deinococcus humi. Protein-coding genes within it:
- a CDS encoding GNAT family N-acetyltransferase, with product MSPLVRPATRADVPATLEIYNHAVLHTTASYDLEPISLETRLDWFDRKRRAGWPVLVVVDGPRVMGWATYGPFREKLGYAGTVEHSVYIRDRLRGRGLGRLLMTALIDDARTAGFHVMVGGVDAANTDSLAFHARLGFVQVAHFRQVGRKFGRWLDLAFMQRHLSEEAMTSSSALTPRI
- a CDS encoding NAD(P)-dependent oxidoreductase — translated: MKTAAFLGLGAMGVPMAAALARRAAQTGGRVLVWNRHMEKALAHAAEYGTQAATLQDTAQASVIFTCLPTSADVDEVIGQLEAHLNPGTVWVDCTSGHPDAARAQRARLLTHGVRFLDAPVSGGVNGAKAGNLTVMLGGPADEVEAVRGELAFAGTAVHVGDTGSGFAVKAVNNALLAVNLWATGEGLAVLGRGGVDLNAALQVINASSGRSNASENLIPARVLTREFPPTFGLGLLAKDTGIAMDLVDSVKGSAPVLAQVDALCRAASRMIGPNEDHTALLKLVEQMNEQEIR